The genomic region AaaatttattcgaaataaaaaaaatcgtctcaatcagACAACCGAGttaaaagttatggcctttcaaagttttccaagctaaaaatgagaaactgttcatccacgtcGACAAATCGCGTCCTAGAGGCGCGATTTGTATCCATCAAGCaaatcgctaccgacgtggacgcgatttcctggcgcgtaccctgacatcgcgctgacatggacgcgatttcgcggaaaatggaccattctggtaaataattaaataattagcccatttcggtaatttttgaaaaaaaaagtttttttttgtaatttgccCGAAAAAAAAGCTGTTTAAAGATTGAAAAAGcgatattttggttttaattaaatttttatttttaataaaactttgattatattttggttCATTTAATCTTCCatttttatagatatatatttttatttttgtaaaatattttcaaatattttaatatttttaaatttattctttttcatttttgacgTGGTTAAATCGGGTTTCTTATGAGCTGTATTGCTGTTACTGAAAACGGAAGCTAGATAGtcattttcttctaaaaagtaaaagctctctccattttttatgttttttttctcaaacaATCTTGCCTTTTCAAGTCTTAAAAAATGGAGGGTTCCTCGAACTCCATTGTTGAAGAAAGAGCAGAGCTTATGGTTTCACCAGATAATAAAAACCTCGAACTAAGAACAGCCCATTTCATCACACCTTCCACAGGCTTAACCTCCATTGATGGAAACCTTCCAAACCATTGTCTTTCCTCTTTGACAAAAACTTATCCCAAAAATCGGGCTATGGAAGTAAATTTCGTTGGGTGGAGACACCCACAAAAAGAATGGAAAGCATGGGTCGCCAACATGGCTTCATTACATGAATCCACATGGAAGGAAGCTGGTATTTTCGAAGCCATAATGAATTCAACGTACAAGATTGAAAGAAACAATGATTTGGTCTTTGGGGTTGCTGAAAATTGGTGCCATGAAACCAATAGTTTCATTTTTCCTTGGGGTGAAGCGACGATTACATTGGAAGATATCATGATCCTTGGGGGTTATTCAGTTTTGGGGTCTCCTGTTTTCACTCCTGTTGAAACAGAGGAAATGGAGGAAACATGGGAGAAACTCGAAAATGCAAGGAAAGAAATGTACAAGAGTACAACTAAAAAGGCCAGTCACAGTTTGTGGATAAGGAAGTTCATGCACAGCGGTAGCGAaatcgagcacgaggcattccTTGCATTGTGGTTATCAAGGTTTGTTTTACCATCTTCTTTTGATGTTGTTGTAAACATTGTTTTCCCCATTGCTATTCACCTTGCCAGGGGGACTAGAATTGCACTTGGACCTGCTGCTCTTGCTAagatttatagtgatttgagttgcttaaaacaaaacattattgCTTCAACACAGTTAGATTCCAAATGTGATGGTGGAAATGTTGCAGTTGCACTAGAGGTTACACTTTGCTCACAACTTACACTAGTCCAGGTTTGGGTCTGGGAGAGATTTCTGGACTTACGTCCGAAGCCTAACTTAATCGAAAATGGCGATCCAAGGTTGGCTTTATGGCATGACCTGAAGTGCAAAGTGCAAGATGTGAGGTCAGTTCTAGACTCAAGCAAGGAACGGTTTGATTGGCGTCCTTACGTTAATTGTGGTAAGTTTTATGGAGATACAGCAATATGGATATCAGTTGATTTGAGTTTAGACGATGAATTGCTGTCGTTTGCTCAATGCTTGAGGGCTTCGGAGCTGGTTGGACTAGAATGTATAGAGCAGTACCTTCCGCATAGAGTGGCATTGCAATTCGGAATGGACCAAGATATTCCCTGTAGCGTTCCCCGATCAAACGATAGTCCTGAGATCGCATGGTCCAATTACAATAATTCCGTTGGTGGTGGGAAGTTGTACATTCCTTCCAAGCTTTTCAAGGGAGATGTTACTGCTAAATACTCGAATTGGTGGAAGCAATCGGTCTTgattctgcaagaagaaagtaTAGATGTGTTACTAAAGCAAAGACGCTCCACAAACTTCAAAATGACACCAAATGGAACAATGGGAATTACTGAAACTGATATGTTCAGAGGTTTAAAATTGATTCCGATGTGCTTGAAGCGGCCTAGAGAAGATGATACTTACAGTGGTTTTAAGACAATGCCAAAGAAGTTTAAGGGAGTGGGAACCCATACCTCGTCCCTAACTCGACCTGGTAGCAGTGCCAGTTCTGATCATGGTTCTccaatgataaaatttaagcaGTTACCAAAATATCCAGAACGGAAGAAGGAAGTTTGTAATGCAGGTTTTGTAGCTCGAAGCTCATCGATAGCAATTGGCTCAGAAGTAGACACTGAAGTTAAGGATGAAAGTACTTCATCTAGCTCTCTTTCCAAGTTAAAGCCTGATTTTGTAATCCAGAAGGAACTTAATAATTCTTCATTTCCTCCTGGTTTTCCTCCCAAAGGAAATATGCTGCAAGCCAAAGGTTCTTTTAATCGAGATAAGGTGACTGTGGCTGTACCAGTTCCTCCCGGTTTTATCCCCAAAAGTTCTATTACTGAAGATAAAATTAACCCTCCAGTTCCTCCTGGTTTTCCTTCCAAATGCAATATGGTGGAAGTAAGGGATATTGTTGATGCCAGAGATTTTGTTGAAGATAAAGTGACTGTAACAATGGGTGGGAATCATTCAGCAAGTCATCTTGGAAGTCTTTCTTTAGATTCCAACGAAAAAAATCAACTTACAATATCACAAATGTCGAAACCCTATAAGAAGTTTGGCAATATTGACAGAAGAGATGCTTTAGAGAACTCATCAGGTCAATGTTCAGTTGCAGATAATGTGCTTCCAAGATGTGAGCTGATAACAACACTTGGAGCAGAGGAGGATGCACATGGCGCATCAATCGTACCTGCAATTTACTGTAATGCTTGTCCAAATGAACAATCATGGCTACATCTCGAAGCACGTATAAGCAAGCTGGAGACACTGCTTGGTAAGATGAAAGCAGCTAGGGAGGTTAAGTCATTAGTAACTAAAGGTTGGGTTAATTTGGATTAATTAACCCTTTGTTTTTTGCAAATATTTGATCATCCATTAGAAGTGAATTTAAGGATTAGTTAGCCTAAGCAGATAcattgaaatttacatgcttttGATGCTACCCTTTTTGGTGAATTTAGTTAGTTCGACCACTTTATAGCAAGAAAGAAAAACAGCTTTTGCTGCTTATATAAGTTGCAAGATGACAAATTACAAAGTTAAAGCTTCTTGTACATTTGCTTCAACCAATATTCCTATTTCAGCCTatgcattttataaaatcttcaTACATGGGAAAAAACTTCTCCTTCCAATCTCGGAGAGCAGAAGCCATGGATCTTGAGCTCTGCTTTCTAATCTTTGGTTAATTCCAATTTCACTGCCACCattctttctcttcaattcttcAGAGAATCAATACTCTTTGAGCAAAATCCAATATGTTTAAAGATTGTTTATATCTACAGTCTGTTAGCAAAACACAGAGAACAAACTCATTCGAAATTAAGCTGATTAGACCTCAACATACAGCAGTAATCAACAGGCAGATAATAAAAAACCCCAATCCTCAATGCTAACAAGGTAATCATCAAAACTTAAAGACCTTAAAGAACACACCTGCTATTGCAAATCAGCTAGGACTGAAAAGGCAACACAACATTAAAGATCAATTACAGAAGAAATCTATTAAAAAGCACAGAAAAAGCCAGGCTGAGAACCAAGTACTTAATCCAAATACATTTTTTCCCAGGTTTACAAACACAAACAGTTTCAAGGACATCAAGAAGTGAATCCAAGCTTTAAGCATGCAAACAATGGAAAGATATTGAAtaccaaaatagaaattttccattttctaaTAAACTATGAGTATGCATCCCTCAGATTCATTGCTCATCAATGGATATCAGTCCACTACTTTTATTTCCTAATATTGTTCTTCATAAGGATGCAAgtcaaatttcaataatttttttttaaaagaatctCCTCAAGAAGCATATTGCTAAGTATAAttagattaaactaattagAAAATGTAAGAAATGCTTGATTTAAAGAACAGAGCAAGAGAACACCAATAatcttcaaaaacataaaaaaagagaTGAAACTGAACGAAAAAAAGCCCCTCAAAAAGATCTATTCATCAAAGCTAGTCAGGCCTATCAAATTTTAAGATCAAATAGAACTTCGTCATTGGGATATTAAATTGATCAAcgtaaaaaaatttcttttattaaagaattttttttttaaatgaaacttctttaatcaataaatgaaagaaaacccAGAAAAGGGTAAGCATGGGGCATCTATCAGAAATGGAATTATCATCAACATAATCAGGCTACttttaacatgaaaaatatCCATCATTTAgatgcaaaaataaaatcttactTAGAATTTGccaaaaaaaggagaaaatttgcagaagaaaaaaaaatccctcGGAATTGGATAGTCCTCAATGGAAATAAATTGATCCactattaatttatttcttcgGATTAATTCCTCATAGGGATAAGCAATAAATGcccaagaaaaacaaacaaaaacacaacATTGTTGATAAAGAAAATGATATTTATCCCATAATCAACGCATCTGAAAATttctggaaaaaaaaagaagaaaaggaaacaggTGATGGCAACTGAGAATGCTATAATAAGGGTTTGGGAAATAAAAGATTAGGGCTTTTGGTTGCTTTAATAGAATGAGATGATAAGTTCAAATTGCATGATTTGTCCTCAATATAATAAATTGCAATCAGCCATGGCATGATGTATTTGGCTGGGCTTAGATGGATGGAAGCCATTGTTAGCCTTTTCTAGCCCAACAAAGCCTGGTTAGCATAGAAATTTTGGTACCAACCAAAGAAAAGCTTAAGGTAGGCAGCAAATGTTAGACCAATTAGTCGAAGTTGGACCCACTAAATCCCATGATACTTAGggctaatttaataataatatttttaaaaagtgttgtgaaaaagtatttttaaatttttttttaaaaagtttagtttaagatttaagtgtttagtattattattaaaaagtattttgagaaataaaatgtctattttagacatattattattaaataataaatatatatttaaataatatttaaattagttaatattattatattttaataagaatataaaaaatattataacttattgttaatattttaataaatgaaatataaaatttaaatattttaagcaataaatattaaatatttattttgctcaaaaaacattaattatttataaaatttaattagaatatataaaatatattttaaatattaaaatataatcattaaatatttgtaattaaatattaatatattttattatttttaatttttatttattttaattaataattttaacacatttataattaagagaaaattttagtatggtattaaaaggatgaaaaagtaattaaacagtaaaagctaaaattttttacCTCCAAGCAGTACTAAGCAAGCTGTTAGATTTGATTctacaaatatacatataatctATGTAAATACATGCGTGTTTTTAAACACTGGCAGGCTGCTGCTCTCATTTTTGCTTGTTAGctcaattgaaaaaataatcacCCCATGGAATCAAAGAGCAAGAATCTGGTTCTGGGTTTTGTTGTCTTAGCTGTATTCTTGATCTCAGGTGTAAAATCTTGGACTGGTGAGATTCACGGTAGAGTTATCTGTGATGTTTGTGCTGATTCTTCCATTGGTCCTGAAGATCATATTTTAGAAGgttgctctctctctctctctctctctctctctctctctctcttgttTTTCCTCTGTTCCTTTTtccatttataattttgaattgcaGTTGTTTgattggttaaattatgtttcTTTAGCAGAAATTCGaagtgggttttttttttgttggaattGTAATTCTTCCATTTTGTCGGTGACAATGTTTGCtccttttttttggttaattattGGTTTTGACATTGTTGAGCTTGGCTATACAACTGCATGGATGGGTTcaatttataattctt from Gossypium raimondii isolate GPD5lz chromosome 1, ASM2569854v1, whole genome shotgun sequence harbors:
- the LOC105780592 gene encoding uncharacterized protein LOC105780592 — encoded protein: MEGSSNSIVEERAELMVSPDNKNLELRTAHFITPSTGLTSIDGNLPNHCLSSLTKTYPKNRAMEVNFVGWRHPQKEWKAWVANMASLHESTWKEAGIFEAIMNSTYKIERNNDLVFGVAENWCHETNSFIFPWGEATITLEDIMILGGYSVLGSPVFTPVETEEMEETWEKLENARKEMYKSTTKKASHSLWIRKFMHSGSEIEHEAFLALWLSRFVLPSSFDVVVNIVFPIAIHLARGTRIALGPAALAKIYSDLSCLKQNIIASTQLDSKCDGGNVAVALEVTLCSQLTLVQVWVWERFLDLRPKPNLIENGDPRLALWHDLKCKVQDVRSVLDSSKERFDWRPYVNCGKFYGDTAIWISVDLSLDDELLSFAQCLRASELVGLECIEQYLPHRVALQFGMDQDIPCSVPRSNDSPEIAWSNYNNSVGGGKLYIPSKLFKGDVTAKYSNWWKQSVLILQEESIDVLLKQRRSTNFKMTPNGTMGITETDMFRGLKLIPMCLKRPREDDTYSGFKTMPKKFKGVGTHTSSLTRPGSSASSDHGSPMIKFKQLPKYPERKKEVCNAGFVARSSSIAIGSEVDTEVKDESTSSSSLSKLKPDFVIQKELNNSSFPPGFPPKGNMLQAKGSFNRDKVTVAVPVPPGFIPKSSITEDKINPPVPPGFPSKCNMVEVRDIVDARDFVEDKVTVTMGGNHSASHLGSLSLDSNEKNQLTISQMSKPYKKFGNIDRRDALENSSGQCSVADNVLPRCELITTLGAEEDAHGASIVPAIYCNACPNEQSWLHLEARISKLETLLGKMKAAREVKSLVTKGWVNLD